The following proteins are co-located in the candidate division WOR-3 bacterium genome:
- a CDS encoding tetratricopeptide repeat protein — protein sequence LLNKEYDDAIKKFSEALKINPHDPELYYYLGLAYEGSNKIKEAVDMYEKTLRLDKTFSNAEMRLNKLTAKMQEGAGQKKENGKEK from the coding sequence ACCTTTTAAATAAAGAGTATGATGATGCAATAAAAAAATTCAGCGAGGCGCTCAAGATAAATCCCCATGATCCCGAATTATACTATTACTTGGGCCTCGCATATGAAGGTTCAAACAAGATTAAAGAAGCGGTCGATATGTATGAGAAGACACTGCGTCTTGATAAGACATTTTCAAATGCGGAAATGCGTCTCAACAAGCTGACGGCTAAAATGCAGGAAGGTGCTGGACAGAAAAAAGAGAACGGAAAAGAGAAATGA